One window from the genome of Cryptomeria japonica chromosome 6, Sugi_1.0, whole genome shotgun sequence encodes:
- the LOC131060683 gene encoding universal stress protein PHOS32, which translates to MPLSSTSVAAQGGHRKIGIAVDLSDESAFAVKWAVANYLRPGDNVILVHVRPTSVLYGADWGSIDLSVEDSNTDEESQQKLEDDFDNFTSTKATDLAQPLVDAHIPFKIHIVKDHDMKERLCLEVERLGLSAVIMGSRGFGASRRNSKGRLGSVSDYCVHHCVCPVVVIRYPDEEKDCSLAEVQPTEPLKESELEMDAVPEEDEADEHQS; encoded by the coding sequence ATGCCTTTGTCGTCGACTTCGGTAGCAGCACAGGGCGGGCACAGGAAGATCGGCATAGCAGTGGATCTGAGTGATGAGTCGGCCTTCGCAGTGAAATGGGCGGTGGCGAATTATCTGCGGCCCGGGGACAACGTGATTCTTGTTCATGTACGCCCCACGAGCGTCCTGTACGGTGCTGACTGGGGTTCCATCGACCTCTCTGTGGAGGACAGCAATACAGACGAGGAATCGCAGCAGAAGCTCGAAGATGACTTCGACAATTTCACTTCCACTAAGGCTACTGATCTGGCGCAGCCCCTGGTCGACGCGCACATTCCGTTTAAGATCCACATCGTTAAGGACCACGACATGAAGGAGCGCCTCTGCTTGGAGGTCGAGCGCCTCGGCCTCAGCGCTGTCATTATGGGGAGTCGAGGCTTTGGCGCCTCCAGGAGGAACTCAAAGGGCAGGCTTGGTAGCGTCAGTGACTATTGCGTTCACCATTGCGTCTGCCCTGTCGTTGTCATCAGGTACCCTGATGAGGAGAAGGACTGCAGCCTTGCTGAAGTGCAGCCCACCGAACCGCTTAAAGAGTCAGAGTTGGAGATGGACGCTGTGCCAGAGGAGGACGAGGCGGATGAACATCAATCATAG